The following proteins come from a genomic window of Finegoldia magna ATCC 29328:
- a CDS encoding tyrosine-protein phosphatase, with product MIDINSKIMADMKNGSSNMDQAVATAIEYARLGYKKVVSASEISTNGRVLTSDEKQLLIDRINDELDYQKIDFQVLSGNLMSCDPKMMEYFHNDLISSINYSRYILLELPSTTEYKDLNKFIYDIQIKGYVPIIVHPERCKYVQENPDYLISLKERDCLVQLDMSSVVKPKSSRLYKTAKELLERQMVDVVATEVENAYESEYVRDGIKILHKIIDSDYFDLIMRLNPQLIIEDERIDRIPVLNKKSGGVLSRIFGKRR from the coding sequence ATGATTGATATTAATAGCAAGATAATGGCGGACATGAAGAATGGTTCGAGCAATATGGATCAGGCTGTTGCGACTGCAATTGAATATGCAAGACTTGGTTACAAGAAGGTTGTGAGTGCATCGGAGATTTCTACGAATGGTAGGGTTTTGACATCTGATGAAAAACAACTTCTTATCGACAGGATTAATGATGAGCTTGATTACCAAAAGATTGATTTTCAAGTGTTGTCTGGTAATTTGATGAGCTGTGATCCTAAGATGATGGAATATTTTCACAATGATTTGATTAGTTCGATTAATTATTCCAGATATATTTTGCTGGAGCTTCCAAGTACAACTGAATACAAGGATTTGAACAAGTTTATTTACGATATCCAAATCAAAGGATATGTTCCGATTATCGTTCATCCAGAAAGGTGCAAATACGTCCAAGAAAATCCAGATTATTTGATTTCGTTGAAGGAAAGAGATTGTTTGGTGCAATTGGATATGAGTTCTGTGGTTAAGCCCAAGTCTAGCAGGTTATACAAGACTGCTAAGGAGTTATTGGAAAGACAAATGGTGGATGTTGTGGCTACGGAAGTGGAAAATGCATACGAGTCAGAATATGTTAGAGATGGGATTAAGATTCTTCATAAGATTATAGATTCGGATTATTTTGATTTGATTATGAGACTTAATCCACAACTTATCATTGAAGATGAAAGAATAGACAGGATTCCTGTTTTGAACAAGAAGAGTGGCGGAGTTTTGTCGAGGATTTTTGGTAAGAGGAGATAA
- a CDS encoding CpsD/CapB family tyrosine-protein kinase → MKDKTLFNEQYKYLRTNVKFAGDGIKSIVVTSGYFGEGKTSVAANLAKSFALSNHKVVIVDMDLRRPSLRNFYDIDTEIGVTNVVVNKMDFNLAISHDESIWDLDIIHAGAIPPNANELVSSDSMKNFIRILEANYDYVIIDTPPIEAYSDAVVLSAICDATLLVYKVGETKKSDIEKSIDSIRNVNGNLIGLVRINEK, encoded by the coding sequence ATGAAGGATAAGACTTTGTTTAATGAACAATACAAATACCTACGAACTAATGTGAAGTTCGCTGGAGATGGCATTAAATCTATCGTGGTTACTTCAGGATATTTCGGAGAAGGCAAGACTTCTGTGGCAGCAAACTTGGCGAAGAGCTTTGCTTTGTCCAATCACAAGGTTGTTATTGTGGATATGGATTTGAGAAGACCAAGTTTGAGGAATTTCTACGATATTGACACTGAAATTGGCGTTACCAATGTCGTTGTGAACAAGATGGATTTCAATCTTGCGATAAGCCATGACGAATCTATATGGGATTTGGATATTATTCACGCTGGAGCTATTCCTCCAAATGCGAACGAGCTTGTTTCGAGCGATTCTATGAAGAATTTCATTCGTATTTTGGAAGCTAATTACGATTATGTGATTATCGACACTCCACCAATCGAAGCTTATTCCGATGCGGTTGTGTTGTCAGCGATTTGCGATGCGACTTTGTTGGTGTACAAGGTTGGAGAAACAAAAAAGAGCGATATCGAAAAATCAATCGATTCAATTAGAAATGTCAACGGCAATTTGATAGGACTTGTACGTATTAATGAAAAGTAA
- a CDS encoding SH3 domain-containing protein codes for MKRLIPIAILVLVLTTGCLRKPEHYESMRNMESTESVENESTEQAKPEDSKPEQPAEKPSEENTDSNKPEESTEKKTMKVTADILNLRSEASTNSSIVTKLKKDDELKVIEETKDDNGTTWVKVDFNGQVGFVSKEFLGE; via the coding sequence ATGAAGAGATTGATACCTATTGCGATTTTGGTTTTGGTATTGACGACGGGTTGCTTGAGAAAGCCGGAGCACTACGAATCGATGAGAAATATGGAAAGTACAGAATCTGTGGAAAATGAATCTACAGAACAAGCTAAGCCAGAAGATTCAAAACCAGAACAACCAGCAGAGAAGCCTTCTGAAGAAAACACTGATTCTAATAAACCAGAAGAATCTACTGAAAAGAAGACTATGAAGGTTACTGCGGATATTTTGAATTTGAGAAGTGAAGCTAGCACTAATTCTTCTATTGTTACTAAGTTAAAGAAGGATGATGAGCTTAAGGTTATCGAAGAAACTAAGGATGACAATGGTACTACTTGGGTTAAGGTTGATTTTAATGGTCAAGTAGGTTTTGTTTCTAAGGAATTTTTGGGTGAGTAA
- a CDS encoding DNA topology modulation protein, producing MKISIIGYSASGKSTLAQDISQTYDLPLLHLDQVNITENWQERDLDEAINIVENFMKQDDWVIDGNYDKLKKTERLALSDIIVFLNFNRFNCLARAIKRYIKYHGKTRESMAENCPEKLDFEFIKWILIDSRSKKKRENYANMKKHYSHKWIQINNQEELTKFKKYLQRSNVSL from the coding sequence TTGAAAATTTCAATAATAGGATATTCTGCATCAGGAAAATCCACACTAGCACAAGACATATCACAAACATACGATTTGCCATTGCTTCACCTTGACCAAGTAAACATAACAGAAAACTGGCAAGAGCGTGACCTTGACGAAGCAATTAACATAGTAGAAAATTTTATGAAACAAGACGATTGGGTAATAGATGGAAACTACGACAAACTCAAGAAAACAGAAAGACTCGCTCTATCTGACATCATAGTGTTCCTCAACTTCAACAGATTCAATTGCCTTGCAAGAGCCATCAAACGCTACATCAAATACCATGGCAAAACCAGAGAAAGCATGGCAGAAAATTGTCCCGAAAAATTAGACTTTGAATTCATCAAGTGGATACTAATAGATAGCCGTAGCAAAAAGAAACGAGAAAACTACGCAAATATGAAAAAACACTACTCACACAAATGGATTCAAATCAACAACCAAGAAGAACTCACAAAATTTAAAAAATACCTTCAACGAAGCAACGTGAGCCTGTAA
- a CDS encoding type II toxin-antitoxin system RelE family toxin, translated as MLYKVKYSKSAEKFIKKNKEYGLKFYKAFRDLSEDKENFFRYDIKIFRCSERNIFRLRIGKYRAIFKVVEDEIVIFVFDIDSRGDIYK; from the coding sequence ATGTTATACAAGGTTAAGTACAGCAAGAGTGCAGAAAAGTTTATCAAAAAGAACAAGGAGTACGGTCTGAAATTTTACAAGGCTTTTAGGGATTTGTCTGAAGACAAGGAAAATTTCTTTCGATACGATATTAAGATTTTCCGTTGTAGCGAGAGGAATATTTTTAGGCTAAGAATTGGAAAGTACAGGGCGATTTTCAAGGTTGTGGAAGATGAGATTGTGATTTTTGTTTTTGATATTGATAGCAGAGGGGATATTTATAAATAG
- a CDS encoding YveK family protein, translating into MRDNLFVRTLRNRFVPIVMVALLFGIAMICYDVMWVRPVYSVDSKVVVSAKSGNTSTTQIETVKSLVKSRTVLTEVKQNLKLRSNVEDLGKKISVSDENSKIVGINVEDTVIQRARDIADELADITVKSDADEYTVKVLEYSSAPLQAVSPNLVMNTLLAYAVGFFISLISFMVRESHDDVMRVDTNVEDLGVSIIGDIPYVDERGAMIDEG; encoded by the coding sequence ATGAGAGATAACTTATTTGTAAGAACTTTGAGAAATAGATTTGTACCTATTGTTATGGTGGCGCTTTTGTTTGGTATCGCTATGATTTGCTACGATGTTATGTGGGTGAGACCTGTGTACAGCGTGGATTCAAAGGTTGTAGTGAGTGCGAAAAGCGGCAACACTTCTACTACTCAAATAGAAACTGTGAAGTCTTTGGTTAAATCAAGAACGGTATTGACTGAAGTGAAGCAAAATTTGAAGTTGAGATCAAATGTTGAAGATTTGGGAAAGAAAATCAGCGTTTCAGATGAAAATTCAAAGATTGTTGGTATAAATGTTGAAGATACTGTTATTCAACGTGCAAGAGATATTGCGGATGAATTGGCAGATATTACTGTGAAGAGTGATGCGGACGAATACACTGTTAAGGTGTTGGAATACTCTTCTGCACCACTTCAAGCTGTGTCTCCAAATCTGGTTATGAACACTTTGTTGGCGTATGCCGTAGGATTTTTTATTTCATTGATATCTTTTATGGTGAGGGAATCTCACGATGATGTTATGAGAGTGGACACAAATGTAGAGGATTTGGGAGTAAGTATTATTGGAGATATTCCTTATGTTGATGAAAGGGGTGCGATGATAGATGAAGGATAA
- a CDS encoding DUF6290 family protein — protein sequence MNTVRKNITLPENQNAVIERFVRNKGISFSEFLRIAAIEKIEREEKKELLEFLQENCEYVAEDEQKYFDNLGIDFSDTSDMKELDVDDVIQG from the coding sequence ATGAATACTGTAAGAAAAAATATTACTCTGCCTGAAAATCAAAACGCAGTTATAGAAAGATTTGTCAGAAACAAGGGGATTTCTTTTTCTGAATTTTTGAGAATTGCTGCTATTGAAAAAATCGAAAGGGAAGAAAAAAAGGAATTGTTGGAATTTTTGCAAGAAAATTGCGAGTATGTAGCTGAGGATGAGCAAAAATATTTCGACAATTTGGGGATAGATTTTTCAGATACTTCTGATATGAAAGAGCTGGACGTTGACGATGTTATACAAGGTTAA